The sequence caccagtctagataactcgaatccgtcagggagcaccggttctctcaagattactggtataccttgctgacaagtgccaagtagcacgaaacccgagtcctgggttttctgttgactacctccaaccaccttTTAATCCCAACATAGTGCACGTAGTGTCGAGTCAcatagactggtggccacattgcaacttggtcgatagtatttgatctgcactaataaggacttgacacacataacattgatcaccacccagtgatcaatcaattgtgaaatagGTTTTTTGACTTCTGGTTTAGTATACATACTCTTACGAAGTGGTGttttaaaataaagagaatCCAATAAGTAGTAGGAGTAGTACACAATCCAATATTCAATATGTACCCACTGAATAAACGAAAGCAAATATTTGTAATTACATATTTGTAAACATTTTgctattgaaaataatgatgattGCAACATACTAACAACAGCTAACTAATCAATAAAAGCGAAGGGTTTTTGATAACGCTTTAGTTTACCAAATCAAGTAAATAAGTTCAGCAACCACACTTTCAAGTGTTACAGTTATTGGGATACTGATAGACAAGTCAACTGAaaactaatattctataatctTAATTTCAGTCAACCTGTGATGCGTCATTCGACAATGGTTAGCTGACCAAACTAAACAAATTTAACCATTTGATATCTTGGTAACTAATCAATTTATAGCTAAAAAAAAAGACATTTCTCATCTAAAACATATAAAAGTATACAACAAAAGACTAATAAAGAGTAAAACTTACCAGTTTTTATTAAATCATGCATTGATGTTCCAACAGAATTCTTTTCAATAAGATCTCTTTCAGTTTTCTGTATTGTATCTTGGTAAACGAAACTTGAACGATTTTGTTTCAATGTAGGTTTTGAAAtgtttttatattcattaagCTTAACTTCTAACATGGATAATTTCTCCTCATAACTAATTTGTTGTGTTAAATGTAGTTTTAAGTGTTTATCCaatttttcaataatataaCGAACTGATTGCACTTCCATTCTCAACAAATCCATTCCATTTTCTTTGCTAGATTGATTCAATTTACTCGAAGTGCTCATTATACTATCTCGTTTTGAATTGATTTCTATGAATTTATCAAGTGTGTTGTTAATGAAAGTACGTACAATTTCCTTAACATCACTTTCAGGATTATCTGTAAATTCgttttcattattactattattattattattactattattattatcattattattactatccaTATTGTCATTCCCGACTATTTCCATTTGTGAAACGTCTTCTTTATTCGTCTCTCCTGACATATTTTTTTGAAACAGTATGGTTTATTCTTTGAAAAATAGTTAACCTGATGATATGTGACAATTGtggtttttcattttaaaacgtATTTATACATAAATAGGCAACCGTATTTAAATGATGGTTTGTATATAGAGTCTATCATATTATTAGAGATTTCTTTAAGTAGCATTGTTTCAATGATTTGAACAAATGAAACTTATgttctttattatttctaagataaaaaaatacaaaatctgGTATCATAAAACAATAGGACTTGATCTTACATATAACATGCAATGAGAAGAAACAATAGGGCATTCATTGTGAAAACATTCTATATCATATGATCATAGAAATAGTAATCAGAAATGTTTCATTATGAAGTGAAATTCTATCGAATTATGTTGTCCATTTACTTTCAATAttggataaaatattttttttcaaatatgggacgaaacaaccgtccagtgcttccaggttttccttgatggtctaatttcaattgactcatgatctcatttATAAT comes from Schistosoma haematobium chromosome 3, whole genome shotgun sequence and encodes:
- a CDS encoding hypothetical protein (EggNog:ENOG4101JQZ) — translated: MSGETNKEDVSQMEIVGNDNMDSNNNDNNNSNNNNNSNNENEFTDNPESDVKEIVRTFINNTLDKFIEINSKRDSIMSTSSKLNQSSKENGMDLLRMEVQSVRYIIEKLDKHLKLHLTQQISYEEKLSMLEVKLNEYKNISKPTLKQNRSSFVYQDTIQKTERDLIEKNSVGTSMHDLIKTEEMSSVIERRQSQTKSFSNNKNGTRKLSHENVNNNIHNRINSEEDEWYARQLEEIKHLPIHEILQRILH